One segment of Macadamia integrifolia cultivar HAES 741 unplaced genomic scaffold, SCU_Mint_v3 scaffold2274, whole genome shotgun sequence DNA contains the following:
- the LOC122066164 gene encoding NDR1/HIN1-like protein 6 yields the protein MLPSRPPALLPPPPHRRYNSSPLNQIVVSKQALNLNQQLPVTPATNFTAGKPRNSTLLQRPRRTNPLVWCYAIICFVFSFLLIVAGISILVIFLAIKPRYPLLETTSAILNSVYLDSPDFVNGDFTFLANFSNPNRKIDVRFEYLEIELYFFDRLIATQALQAFSLRRGEVRLDSVHMLTSEAYLPPNLALELRKQLQSNRVLYNIRGTFRVRISMGLTHFSYWLYGRCQVEMTGPPYGVLVARSCSTKR from the coding sequence aTGCTTCCCTCACGCCCCCCAGCACTACTTCCACCGCCACCCCATAGGCGCTACAATTCCAGCCCTCTCAACCAAATTGTTGTATCAAAGCAAGCTTTGAACTTGAATCAACAGCTTCCGGTGACTCCGGCGACTAACTTCACCGCGGGCAAACCAAGGAACTCCACCCTACTCCAGAGGCCACGCCGGACTAACCCCTTAGTCTGGTGCTACGCTATCATTTGTTTCGTCTTCAGCTTTCTTCTCATCGTTGCTGGAATATCCATCTTGGTCATCTTCCTCGCCATCAAACCCAGGTACCCATTACTCGAAACCACCAGTGCGATCCTCAATAGTGTTTACTTGGATTCCCCTGACTTTGTAAACGGTGATTTCACATTTCTCGCTAACTTCTCCAATCCGAATCGCAAGATTGATGTGAGGTTTGAGTACTTGGAAATCGAGCTTTACTTCTTCGACAGGCTTATTGCAACTCAAGCCCTCCAAGCCTTCTCCTTGAGACGTGGAGAAGTGAGGTTGGATTCTGTTCATATGTTAACAAGCGAAGCTTATTTACCCCCTAATCTGGCATTGGAGCTCAGAAAGCAGTTGCAGAGTAATCGGGTTCTGTATAATATAAGGGGAACATTTAGGGTGAGAATCAGTATGGGCTTGACCCATTTCTCTTATTGGCTCTATGGGAGATGCCAGGTTGAGATGACTGGTCCACCATATGGTGTCCTGGTTGCTCGAAGTTGCAGTACCAAGAGGTGa